One window from the genome of Lysobacter helvus encodes:
- a CDS encoding NYN domain-containing protein, which produces MAKDLPTAVYVDGHNLYYGRIRGTSFKWLDLVGLFDRLIHDQNPASLITQVRYFSAPAIARLASHGAASVIAQQDYHRAMRQRYGARFDVTWGAHTFDRKGTLLPRFVEGVPYDRKDRVRVWKLEEKQTDVNLALAMYRDACSGAYGQLVVCTNDSDAAPTLAAIRSDFPAIILGVVTPVRPPEASATQRGISRSLTGNADWSRHYLLDAELARSRLPDRIHTGRKPIRKPAHW; this is translated from the coding sequence ATGGCAAAGGATTTGCCGACGGCCGTCTACGTGGACGGCCACAACCTCTACTACGGCCGGATTCGCGGCACGTCGTTCAAATGGCTCGATCTCGTCGGGCTCTTCGACCGCTTGATCCATGACCAGAATCCCGCGTCCTTGATCACGCAGGTCCGGTACTTCTCCGCTCCCGCAATCGCGCGGCTTGCGTCGCATGGCGCGGCGTCGGTCATCGCGCAGCAGGACTACCACCGCGCCATGCGCCAACGCTATGGAGCGCGGTTCGACGTGACCTGGGGCGCGCACACCTTCGATCGCAAGGGCACGCTCCTGCCCCGGTTCGTCGAGGGCGTGCCGTATGACCGAAAGGATCGCGTGCGCGTCTGGAAGCTGGAGGAGAAACAGACGGACGTGAACCTCGCGCTGGCGATGTATCGGGATGCGTGTTCCGGCGCTTATGGGCAATTGGTGGTCTGCACGAACGACAGCGACGCGGCGCCCACCCTGGCCGCGATCAGGTCCGACTTCCCCGCGATCATCCTCGGCGTCGTCACGCCGGTGCGTCCGCCGGAGGCGTCCGCGACGCAGCGGGGCATCAGCCGATCGCTGACAGGGAACGCGGATTGGTCCAGGCACTACCTGCTCGACGCAGAACTCGCGCGTTCCCGCCTGCCCGATCGCATCCACACCGGCCGCAAACCCATACGAAAACCAGCCCACTGGTAG
- a CDS encoding UvrD-helicase domain-containing protein translates to MHGLNPPQRQAVLHVEGPLLVLAGAGSGKTRVIVEKIAHLVASGRMPARRIAAITFTNKSAREMRERVAKRIKGDAAEGLTICTFHALGLRLLQIEHAKLGLRRGFSIFDSDDSNAQIKDLLPPGSKPDVVDAARNLISRAKNLGLSPEQAAEAAQSVREREAAALYARYQARLTAFNAVDFDDLIRLPVQLLESDEECVMAWRERIGYLLVDECQDTNDAQYRLLKAIAGPRGDFTCVGDDDQSIYAWRGANPDNLLSLGTDYPALKIVKLEQNYRCSNRVLRAANALIANNPHEHPKTLWSDQADGERIRVWECKDSAHEAEKVADQIHFLNQSRGAPWSDFCVLFRGNHQSRALEKAMQLLRVPYHLTGGTAFLDRGEVKDAMAWLRCIANPEDDAAFLRSVQSPKREVGATTLAKLAELAQHAHLPLSRAAESVGLLKQLQPRAANSLQAFADLLRGLRQDAARLPPAELVRKLNERSGLLAMVRAQCKDEATFQRRRQNLDELADWFDGPKTSGPGELAAALALLSHADKGDAGNQVRLMSLHAAKGLEFRYVFIVGVEDGNLPHEASIEEGRLDEERRLMYVGITRAKEQLWLSHSREAQRWGERQRLLPSRFIDELPAAEVQRDGADPEADAVQKKERASAGFAAIRAMLDA, encoded by the coding sequence TTGCACGGCCTCAATCCTCCGCAACGCCAGGCCGTGCTGCACGTCGAGGGACCCTTGCTGGTGCTGGCCGGCGCGGGCAGCGGCAAGACGCGTGTCATCGTGGAGAAGATCGCGCACCTGGTCGCCTCCGGGCGCATGCCGGCGCGGCGCATCGCGGCGATCACCTTCACCAACAAGTCGGCGCGCGAAATGCGCGAGCGCGTCGCCAAGCGCATCAAGGGCGACGCGGCCGAAGGCCTCACGATCTGCACCTTCCACGCGCTCGGCCTGCGCCTGCTGCAGATCGAGCACGCCAAGCTCGGGCTGCGCCGCGGGTTTTCGATCTTCGATTCGGACGACAGCAACGCGCAGATCAAGGACCTGCTGCCCCCGGGCAGCAAGCCGGACGTCGTGGACGCGGCGCGCAACCTCATCTCCCGCGCGAAGAACCTGGGCCTGTCGCCCGAGCAGGCCGCCGAGGCCGCGCAGTCCGTGCGGGAACGCGAGGCGGCCGCGCTGTACGCGCGCTACCAGGCGCGGCTGACCGCCTTCAACGCGGTGGACTTCGACGACCTGATCCGCCTGCCCGTGCAGTTGCTGGAGTCGGACGAAGAGTGCGTGATGGCCTGGCGCGAACGCATCGGCTACCTGCTGGTCGACGAGTGCCAGGACACCAACGACGCGCAGTACCGCTTGCTGAAGGCGATCGCGGGCCCGCGCGGCGACTTCACCTGCGTGGGCGACGACGACCAGTCGATCTATGCCTGGCGCGGTGCGAATCCGGACAATCTGCTTTCGCTCGGCACGGACTACCCCGCGCTGAAGATCGTCAAGCTCGAACAGAACTACCGCTGCAGCAACCGCGTGCTGCGCGCGGCCAACGCGCTGATCGCCAACAATCCGCACGAACATCCCAAGACGCTGTGGAGCGACCAGGCCGACGGCGAACGCATCCGCGTGTGGGAGTGCAAGGATTCGGCGCACGAAGCGGAGAAGGTCGCCGACCAGATCCACTTCCTCAACCAGTCGCGCGGCGCGCCATGGAGCGATTTCTGCGTGCTGTTCCGCGGCAACCACCAGTCGCGCGCGCTCGAGAAGGCGATGCAGTTGCTGCGCGTGCCGTACCACCTCACGGGCGGCACGGCGTTCCTCGACCGCGGCGAAGTGAAGGATGCGATGGCGTGGCTGCGCTGCATCGCCAACCCGGAAGACGACGCGGCCTTCCTGCGTTCGGTGCAATCGCCCAAGCGCGAAGTGGGCGCGACCACGCTCGCCAAGCTGGCCGAACTCGCGCAGCACGCGCACCTGCCGTTGTCGCGCGCTGCGGAATCGGTGGGGTTGTTGAAGCAGCTGCAACCGCGCGCGGCCAATTCGCTGCAAGCATTTGCCGACCTGCTGCGCGGCTTGCGCCAGGACGCGGCGCGTTTGCCGCCCGCCGAACTCGTGCGCAAGCTCAACGAACGCTCCGGCCTGCTCGCGATGGTGCGCGCGCAGTGCAAGGACGAGGCGACGTTCCAGCGCCGTCGGCAGAACCTGGACGAACTCGCGGACTGGTTCGACGGCCCGAAGACGTCCGGCCCGGGCGAACTCGCGGCCGCGCTCGCACTGCTGTCGCACGCCGACAAGGGCGACGCCGGCAACCAGGTGCGCCTGATGTCGCTGCATGCGGCGAAGGGCCTGGAGTTCCGTTACGTCTTCATCGTCGGCGTGGAAGACGGCAACCTGCCGCACGAAGCGTCGATCGAGGAAGGGCGCCTGGATGAAGAGCGCCGCCTGATGTACGTCGGCATCACGCGTGCGAAGGAACAGCTGTGGCTCTCGCATTCGCGCGAGGCGCAGCGCTGGGGCGAACGGCAGCGCCTGCTGCCGAGCCGCTTCATCGACGAACTGCCCGCCGCCGAAGTGCAGCGCGACGGTGCGGATCCGGAAGCCGACGCGGTGCAGAAGAAGGAGCGCGCGAGCGCGGGCTTCGCCGCCATCCGCGCGATGCTCGACGCATGA
- the plsB gene encoding glycerol-3-phosphate 1-O-acyltransferase PlsB yields the protein MPNQPNLFDDPPAPQAAATPAPPADPSVPPPADVDAAADAPVAAEREPTIEPEREPAPDAPELPLAPPAPAPAAETAPAPAVASLPVATRPPMWARLMGKVLDPWIQLELEPKAPAEHADGRAVCYVLEDYGLSNALILARACREAGLPSPLQPMPGDPLGRKRAYVALSRRNSNALKVLGLTPGPEHKTHSGSLARLLQAHRDDPALDVQLVPVSIFVGRAPDKHSGWFSVLFSENWTIVGRFRRLLAILLNGRGTTVQFAPPIALRATVEEGLDPERTVRKLSRVLRAHFRRLRAAVIGPDLSTRRLLADQVLSADSVKEAIADQARRENAKDPEKGKAEAWKKAHAYIYEIAADYSHPVVRSASFLLNMVWNRIYRGVLVHHLDTLKQAAPGHEVVYVPCHRSHMDYLLLSYLLYTKGIVPPHIAAGINLNLPVIGPILRRGGAFFLRRSFRGNALYSAVFTEYVSQLVAGGYSLEYFIEGGRSRTGRLLPPKGGMVAMTVRAFVRQPTRPVLFQPIYIGYEKLLEGDSYLDELIGKPKQKESIWQLLMGIPAVLRSNYGQVVVNFGEPIKLSDMLAEHAPAWDGTPLHEDDRPDWLSTTVDATAVKIQEHINRAADVNPVNLLAMALLSTPKHAMGEVDLLAQIALSKTLLADVPYSDRVTVTPHTPEQIIAHGEEIAMLSRTAHPLGDVLSVDEDTAGLLSYFRNNVLHLFTASAWIAVCFLNNRRLARQHVLRLGRTVHPFLQAELFLPWDADEFAERIDRTIEVFIREGLLKQVSEDDGGILSRSAGQTDEVFRLRAIGHSLQQAFERYYIAISVLVKNGGGTLSSGELESLCQLAAQRLSLLYAPAAPEFFDRTLFRGFIQKLRELRLVWPDANGKLLFDERLDAWAKDARMILGRELRHTIEKVSPEAAKPAAAAEPVADATASEPPAPPAA from the coding sequence ATGCCGAACCAGCCGAACCTCTTCGACGACCCGCCCGCCCCGCAGGCGGCCGCGACCCCCGCACCGCCCGCCGACCCGTCCGTGCCGCCGCCGGCCGACGTCGATGCGGCCGCCGATGCCCCGGTCGCAGCGGAACGCGAACCGACCATCGAACCGGAACGCGAACCGGCGCCGGACGCCCCCGAGCTGCCCCTCGCCCCGCCGGCGCCCGCGCCCGCGGCGGAGACCGCACCGGCCCCGGCCGTCGCGTCGCTCCCGGTCGCGACGCGCCCGCCGATGTGGGCGCGCCTGATGGGCAAGGTGCTCGACCCGTGGATCCAGCTGGAACTGGAACCCAAGGCCCCGGCCGAACACGCCGACGGCCGCGCCGTCTGCTACGTGCTCGAGGACTACGGCCTGTCGAACGCACTGATCCTGGCGCGCGCCTGCCGCGAAGCCGGGCTGCCGTCGCCGCTGCAGCCGATGCCGGGCGACCCGCTCGGTCGCAAGCGGGCCTACGTCGCGCTGTCGCGCCGCAATTCGAACGCGCTGAAGGTGCTGGGCCTCACGCCCGGCCCCGAACACAAGACGCACTCCGGCTCGCTGGCGCGCTTGCTGCAGGCCCACCGCGACGATCCGGCGCTCGACGTGCAGCTGGTCCCCGTGTCGATCTTCGTCGGCCGCGCGCCGGACAAGCACAGCGGCTGGTTCTCGGTGCTGTTCTCGGAAAACTGGACGATCGTCGGCCGCTTCCGCCGCCTGCTAGCAATCTTGCTCAACGGGCGCGGCACGACGGTGCAGTTCGCGCCGCCGATCGCGTTGCGCGCCACGGTCGAAGAAGGCCTGGATCCCGAACGCACCGTGCGCAAGTTGTCGCGCGTGCTGCGCGCGCATTTCCGCCGCCTGCGCGCGGCGGTGATCGGGCCCGATCTCTCGACGCGGCGATTGCTCGCCGACCAGGTGCTCTCCGCCGATTCGGTGAAGGAAGCCATCGCCGACCAGGCGCGCCGCGAGAACGCCAAGGATCCGGAGAAGGGCAAGGCCGAAGCGTGGAAGAAGGCGCACGCCTACATCTACGAGATCGCCGCCGACTATTCGCATCCGGTCGTGCGCTCGGCGAGCTTCCTGCTCAACATGGTGTGGAACCGCATCTATCGCGGCGTCCTCGTGCACCACCTCGACACGCTCAAGCAGGCCGCGCCGGGGCACGAAGTCGTCTACGTGCCCTGCCATCGCAGCCACATGGACTACCTGCTGCTGAGTTATTTGCTCTACACCAAGGGCATCGTGCCGCCGCACATCGCCGCGGGCATCAACCTCAACCTGCCGGTGATCGGGCCGATCCTGCGCCGCGGCGGCGCGTTCTTCCTGCGACGCAGCTTCCGCGGCAACGCGCTGTACTCGGCGGTGTTCACCGAATACGTGTCGCAGCTGGTGGCCGGCGGGTATTCGCTCGAATACTTCATCGAAGGCGGGCGCTCGCGCACGGGCCGCCTGTTGCCGCCGAAGGGCGGCATGGTCGCGATGACGGTGCGCGCGTTCGTGCGCCAGCCCACGCGCCCGGTGCTGTTCCAGCCGATCTACATCGGTTACGAAAAACTGCTCGAAGGCGACAGCTACCTCGACGAGCTGATCGGCAAGCCGAAGCAGAAGGAATCCATCTGGCAACTGCTCATGGGCATCCCCGCCGTGCTGCGCAGCAACTACGGCCAGGTCGTGGTGAATTTCGGCGAGCCCATCAAGCTGTCGGACATGCTGGCCGAACACGCGCCGGCGTGGGACGGCACGCCGCTGCATGAAGACGATCGCCCGGACTGGCTGTCGACCACGGTGGATGCCACGGCGGTAAAGATCCAGGAACACATTAACCGCGCCGCCGACGTCAATCCGGTCAACCTGCTCGCGATGGCGCTGCTGTCCACGCCGAAGCACGCGATGGGCGAAGTCGACCTGCTGGCACAGATCGCGTTGTCGAAGACGCTGCTGGCCGACGTGCCGTACTCCGACCGCGTGACGGTCACGCCGCACACGCCGGAGCAGATCATCGCGCACGGCGAAGAGATCGCGATGCTGTCGCGCACCGCGCATCCGCTCGGCGACGTGCTCAGCGTGGACGAGGACACCGCCGGCCTGCTGAGTTATTTCCGCAACAACGTGCTGCACCTGTTCACGGCGTCGGCGTGGATCGCGGTGTGCTTCCTCAACAACCGGCGCCTGGCGCGGCAGCACGTGCTGCGGCTGGGGCGCACGGTGCATCCGTTCCTGCAGGCGGAGTTGTTCCTGCCGTGGGATGCGGACGAATTCGCCGAGCGCATCGATCGCACGATCGAGGTGTTCATCCGCGAAGGCCTGCTCAAGCAAGTGAGCGAGGACGACGGCGGCATCCTGTCGCGCAGCGCGGGGCAGACGGACGAGGTGTTCCGCCTGCGCGCGATCGGGCATTCGCTGCAGCAGGCCTTCGAGCGCTATTACATCGCGATCTCGGTGCTGGTGAAGAACGGCGGCGGCACGTTGTCGTCGGGCGAACTGGAAAGCCTGTGCCAGCTCGCCGCGCAACGCCTGTCGCTGCTGTATGCGCCGGCGGCGCCGGAATTCTTCGACCGCACGTTGTTCCGCGGCTTCATCCAGAAGCTGCGCGAACTGCGCCTGGTGTGGCCGGATGCGAACGGCAAGTTGCTGTTCGACGAACGCCTGGATGCGTGGGCGAAGGATGCGCGGATGATCCTGGGCCGCGAATTGCGCCACACGATCGAGAAGGTGAGCCCGGAAGCGGCGAAGCCCGCGGCCGCGGCGGAACCGGTGGCGGACGCGACTGCATCGGAACCGCCCGCGCCGCCGGCGGCGTGA
- a CDS encoding serine/threonine-protein kinase yields the protein MDPERWQRLSPLLDALFELDEEERERSLQLMREEDPQTANDLEELLKLDSDREDFLSEPLVAPLPGPRPGIEIGPYRLERMLGEGGMGQVWLAARNDGLYQRRVALKLLRPGLVDPNLRLRFTRERQILARLAHPHIARLLDAGVSADHQPYLALEYIEGEPITDYCRAHKLSIESRLDLFRQVGDAVSHAHANLIVHRDLKPSNILVTPAGDVRLLDFGIAKLIDADVAAPEQTRTGVRAFTLHYAAPEQVRGEPVSTMTDVYSLGVVLYELLADAKPYRLKRQTDAEWEEAILLGDPTRPSQALQRQADAGEGDVAMLRRRARNVSGDLDNIVLKALAKKPEQRYPSVEAMALDLERYLAGKPVLARPQSVGYRLHKYIFRHRWALATGFAVASVLAAALAIVAWQAQQAVQETARAQALQDFVIGLFEGAGAAPRDDAIDMRSLLDNGIVRANRELSRQPLARAEVFGIIARLRLGLGDYHEALALLDRQNAILASIGNSAPASLQLESATQIGLAHRSLDDPRSCVNIMRPWLERARREASQLPAQVAEFYSQLARCRSAMGEYNSARQLLEYSLSLRRDVLDDEAGIVENRLDLANVDADAGKTNDALRGMHEALQQLQQRVGERHPLAVQIQRRIGMLQRELGHPDEAAKAFDAALVLSGELLGDRHPTTLALHRQRAAVYMEQGWLDVAERDLRDTTPLLIERLGEEHTDVGSSFYTLGMLSWEQGKMTEAERDLAHAVHIWRATSARTRLVRGIADHAAVLQAMDRHDDAMREVGEAKLIAIAQLGKGHPLVGEVEHARGLILADSGDTTGAIASLTEAVRLLRAGYGPSHPRTLAAQLSLARERARSGRPDALATMQRIASDKAGGNEPRNLRWRARAYLAEAQCRAGEALASRDALDVLSNEVRVGLPQGGRLPREVDAIRAACTGLAVH from the coding sequence ATGGACCCCGAGCGCTGGCAACGATTGTCCCCGCTGCTCGATGCACTCTTCGAGCTCGACGAGGAAGAACGCGAACGCAGCCTCCAGCTGATGCGCGAGGAGGATCCGCAGACCGCGAACGACCTCGAGGAACTGCTGAAGCTCGACTCGGATCGCGAAGACTTCCTCTCCGAACCGCTCGTCGCGCCACTCCCCGGCCCGCGCCCCGGCATCGAGATCGGCCCGTATCGCCTCGAACGCATGCTCGGCGAAGGCGGCATGGGCCAGGTGTGGCTGGCCGCGCGCAATGACGGCCTGTACCAGCGCCGCGTCGCGCTGAAACTGCTGCGCCCCGGGCTGGTCGATCCGAACCTGCGCCTGCGCTTCACGCGCGAACGCCAGATCCTCGCGCGCCTGGCGCATCCGCACATCGCGCGCTTGCTCGATGCAGGTGTCAGCGCGGACCACCAGCCCTACCTCGCGCTCGAGTACATCGAAGGCGAGCCGATCACCGATTACTGCCGCGCGCACAAGCTGTCGATCGAATCGCGGCTGGACCTGTTCCGCCAGGTCGGCGACGCGGTGAGCCACGCGCACGCCAACCTCATCGTCCATCGCGACCTCAAGCCGTCGAACATCCTGGTCACGCCGGCCGGCGACGTGCGCCTGCTCGACTTCGGGATCGCAAAACTGATCGACGCCGACGTCGCGGCGCCCGAACAGACGCGCACCGGCGTGCGCGCGTTCACGCTGCACTACGCAGCGCCCGAACAGGTGCGCGGCGAACCCGTGTCGACGATGACCGACGTGTATTCGCTCGGCGTCGTGCTGTACGAATTGCTCGCCGACGCCAAGCCCTATCGCCTCAAGCGCCAGACCGATGCGGAGTGGGAGGAAGCGATCCTGCTCGGCGATCCCACACGTCCGTCGCAGGCGCTGCAACGCCAGGCCGATGCGGGCGAGGGCGACGTCGCGATGCTGCGCCGCCGTGCGCGCAACGTGTCCGGCGACCTCGACAACATCGTGCTCAAGGCGCTGGCGAAGAAGCCCGAGCAGCGCTATCCGTCGGTCGAAGCGATGGCGCTCGACCTCGAACGCTACCTCGCCGGCAAGCCGGTGCTCGCGCGCCCGCAGAGCGTCGGGTATCGGCTCCACAAGTACATCTTCCGGCATCGCTGGGCGCTGGCCACCGGCTTCGCCGTGGCGAGCGTGCTCGCGGCCGCATTGGCGATCGTGGCGTGGCAGGCGCAACAGGCCGTGCAGGAAACCGCGCGCGCGCAGGCGCTGCAGGATTTCGTCATCGGCTTGTTCGAAGGCGCGGGCGCCGCGCCGCGCGACGATGCGATCGACATGCGCTCGCTGCTCGACAACGGCATCGTGCGCGCCAACCGCGAACTGTCGCGGCAACCGCTCGCGCGCGCCGAAGTGTTCGGCATCATCGCGCGCCTGCGCCTGGGCCTGGGCGATTACCACGAAGCGCTTGCGCTGCTGGATCGCCAGAACGCGATCCTCGCCTCCATCGGCAACAGCGCACCGGCGAGCCTGCAACTGGAATCGGCCACGCAGATCGGCCTGGCGCATCGCTCGCTCGACGACCCGCGCAGCTGCGTCAACATCATGCGGCCGTGGCTGGAACGCGCGCGCCGCGAGGCCTCGCAATTGCCGGCGCAGGTCGCGGAGTTCTACTCGCAGCTCGCACGCTGCCGCAGCGCGATGGGCGAATACAACTCCGCGCGCCAGTTGCTCGAGTACTCGCTGTCGCTGCGGCGCGACGTGCTCGACGACGAAGCGGGCATCGTGGAGAACCGCCTCGACCTCGCCAACGTGGACGCCGACGCCGGCAAGACCAACGACGCCCTGCGCGGCATGCACGAAGCGCTGCAGCAACTGCAGCAGCGCGTCGGCGAACGCCATCCGCTGGCGGTGCAGATCCAGCGCCGCATCGGCATGCTGCAGCGCGAACTGGGCCACCCGGACGAAGCGGCGAAAGCCTTCGATGCCGCGTTGGTGTTGTCGGGCGAACTGCTCGGCGACCGCCATCCCACCACGCTCGCGCTGCACCGCCAGCGCGCCGCGGTATACATGGAACAGGGCTGGCTGGACGTCGCCGAACGCGACCTGCGCGACACCACGCCGCTGCTGATCGAACGCCTCGGCGAAGAACACACCGACGTCGGCAGCAGCTTCTACACGCTCGGCATGCTGTCCTGGGAGCAGGGCAAGATGACCGAAGCCGAACGCGACCTCGCGCATGCGGTGCACATCTGGCGCGCGACGTCGGCGCGCACGCGCCTGGTGCGCGGCATCGCCGACCATGCGGCCGTGCTGCAGGCGATGGACCGCCACGACGATGCGATGCGCGAGGTGGGCGAAGCGAAGCTCATCGCGATCGCCCAGCTCGGCAAGGGCCATCCGCTGGTCGGCGAAGTGGAGCACGCGCGCGGACTGATCCTCGCCGATTCGGGCGACACGACGGGCGCGATCGCGTCGCTGACCGAAGCGGTGCGCCTGCTGCGCGCGGGCTACGGCCCGTCGCACCCGCGCACGCTGGCCGCGCAGTTGTCGCTGGCGCGCGAGCGCGCGCGTTCCGGCCGCCCCGATGCGCTCGCCACCATGCAGCGGATCGCGTCCGACAAGGCAGGCGGCAACGAACCCCGCAACCTGCGCTGGCGTGCGCGTGCGTACCTGGCCGAAGCGCAATGCCGCGCCGGCGAGGCCCTCGCATCGCGCGACGCGCTGGACGTGCTGTCGAACGAAGTGCGCGTGGGCCTGCCGCAGGGCGGGCGCCTGCCGCGCGAGGTGGATGCCATCCGCGCCGCGTGCACCGGGCTTGCGGTGCACTGA
- a CDS encoding YdcH family protein translates to MNQPTDPSELGRMAQRVIELKLEHRDLDAAIERLQDASDIDDLTIKRLKKRRLQLKDAIAKIESAMIPDEPA, encoded by the coding sequence GTGAACCAGCCCACGGACCCCAGCGAACTCGGGCGCATGGCCCAGCGCGTGATCGAGCTCAAGCTCGAGCACCGCGACCTGGACGCTGCGATCGAACGGCTGCAGGACGCGTCCGACATCGACGACCTCACGATCAAGCGACTGAAGAAACGGCGCCTGCAGCTCAAGGACGCGATCGCGAAGATCGAGTCCGCGATGATCCCCGACGAACCCGCCTGA
- a CDS encoding GNAT family N-acetyltransferase: MSARARDAVEADAAAIVALNLESEAVLSPMGAARFERLRAHAAYLRVIEDAGAVVAFLMAFRERADYDSVNYRWFDAHYDAFLYVDRVVVSSACQGRGFGALLYADLFAFARDAGVPRVTCEFDVEPPNEASRRFHARHGFVEVGTQALPGGKRVSLQCATA, translated from the coding sequence ATGAGCGCGCGCGCGCGCGATGCGGTGGAAGCCGATGCGGCTGCCATCGTTGCGTTGAACCTCGAATCGGAAGCGGTACTGAGCCCGATGGGCGCGGCACGCTTCGAAAGGTTGCGCGCCCACGCGGCGTACCTGCGCGTGATCGAGGACGCCGGCGCCGTCGTCGCCTTCCTCATGGCCTTCCGCGAACGCGCGGACTACGACAGCGTCAACTATCGCTGGTTCGATGCGCACTATGACGCCTTCCTCTACGTGGATCGCGTCGTCGTCTCGAGCGCCTGCCAGGGCCGCGGCTTCGGCGCGTTGCTGTACGCGGACCTGTTCGCGTTCGCGCGCGACGCCGGCGTGCCGCGCGTGACGTGCGAGTTCGATGTGGAGCCGCCCAATGAAGCCTCGCGGCGATTCCACGCGCGCCACGGGTTCGTCGAAGTCGGCACCCAGGCGCTGCCGGGCGGCAAGCGCGTGTCGCTGCAGTGCGCAACCGCCTGA
- a CDS encoding thymidine kinase, whose protein sequence is MAKLYFYYSAMNAGKTTTLLQSAHNYSERGMRVLIFTPAFDNRAGAAGIVASRIGLQAQGIAFEGNDDLEERVLADIAAHGKLDCVLVDEAQFLRKPQVWQLSEVVDKLRIPVLCYGLRTDFRGELFEGSQYLLAWADELSEIKTICHTGKKATMTVRVDAGGHAMQAGPQVEIGGNDRYVSVSRAEFKKIMRGEGTIEPMQPSLLD, encoded by the coding sequence ATGGCCAAGCTCTATTTCTACTACTCCGCCATGAATGCGGGGAAGACCACCACGTTGCTGCAATCGGCGCACAACTACAGCGAGCGCGGGATGCGCGTGCTGATCTTCACCCCGGCGTTCGACAACCGCGCCGGCGCGGCCGGCATCGTCGCCTCGCGCATCGGCCTGCAGGCCCAGGGCATCGCCTTCGAGGGCAACGACGACCTCGAGGAACGCGTGCTCGCGGACATCGCCGCGCACGGCAAGCTCGATTGCGTGCTGGTGGACGAGGCGCAGTTCCTGCGCAAGCCGCAGGTCTGGCAACTGAGCGAAGTGGTCGACAAGCTGCGCATCCCCGTCCTGTGCTACGGGCTGCGCACGGATTTCCGCGGCGAACTGTTCGAGGGCAGCCAGTACCTGCTGGCCTGGGCCGACGAGCTGAGCGAGATCAAGACGATCTGCCACACCGGCAAGAAGGCCACGATGACCGTGCGCGTGGACGCAGGCGGGCATGCGATGCAGGCCGGCCCGCAGGTGGAGATCGGCGGCAACGATCGCTACGTGTCGGTGTCGCGCGCGGAGTTCAAGAAGATCATGCGCGGCGAAGGCACGATCGAACCGATGCAGCCCTCGCTGCTGGATTGA
- a CDS encoding 5'-nucleotidase, lipoprotein e(P4) family yields the protein MRPCLLAVALSATLAACATTAPVAPPANPDAPVASPAPAGPAADDSLNATAWFQTAAERDLVYTEVYRAAGRQLRTALADKAWDALPKEDRNTPVKGLKPAIIVDVDETVLDNAPNNVRQIREGRGFDEAKWGEWVAQRAAKPLPGAVEFLQSAAKQGVTVFYITNRDASLTEATIANLRSAGFPVASDDQVLGLGTVVDGCEQEGSEKSCRRQLVGRTHRVVMQFGDQVGDFVQILGNTVEGRKAAIAPYADWIGERWWVLPNPMYGSWEPALFDNNWRQPEEARRAAKEAALDDAR from the coding sequence ATGCGTCCCTGCCTCCTCGCCGTCGCGCTCAGCGCCACGCTCGCCGCCTGCGCCACCACCGCGCCGGTCGCGCCGCCTGCCAATCCCGATGCACCCGTCGCCTCGCCCGCGCCCGCCGGCCCCGCGGCCGATGATTCGCTCAACGCGACCGCGTGGTTCCAGACCGCCGCCGAACGCGACCTCGTCTACACCGAGGTGTATCGCGCCGCCGGCCGCCAGCTGCGCACCGCGCTCGCCGACAAGGCATGGGACGCGTTGCCGAAGGAAGACCGCAACACGCCGGTGAAGGGCCTGAAGCCCGCGATCATCGTGGACGTCGACGAGACCGTGCTCGACAACGCGCCGAACAACGTGCGCCAGATCCGCGAAGGCCGCGGCTTCGACGAAGCCAAGTGGGGCGAGTGGGTGGCGCAGCGCGCGGCGAAGCCGTTGCCGGGCGCGGTGGAATTCCTGCAGTCGGCGGCGAAGCAGGGCGTCACCGTCTTCTACATCACCAATCGCGATGCGAGCCTCACCGAAGCGACGATCGCAAACCTGCGCAGCGCGGGCTTCCCGGTCGCCAGCGACGACCAGGTCCTCGGCCTCGGCACCGTCGTCGATGGTTGCGAACAGGAAGGGTCGGAGAAGTCGTGCCGCCGCCAGCTGGTCGGACGCACGCATCGCGTGGTGATGCAGTTCGGCGACCAGGTCGGCGACTTCGTGCAGATCCTCGGCAACACGGTCGAGGGACGGAAGGCGGCGATCGCCCCCTACGCCGACTGGATCGGCGAGCGCTGGTGGGTGCTGCCCAACCCGATGTACGGGTCCTGGGAACCGGCGCTGTTCGACAACAACTGGCGCCAGCCCGAGGAAGCACGCCGCGCCGCGAAGGAAGCCGCGCTCGACGACGCTCGTTGA